The Christiangramia flava JLT2011 region GTTGGTGCTCATCAGTAGTTTTAATGAACTAAAAGAAGAAGGAATGACTGATCTTCGGAAACGCATTTCGCTTGGGACCAGTAGACGCATCAGGCCTATCCTGCTTACCGCGCTGACAGATGTGCTGGGCTTCCTGCCTATGGCCGTATCATCTTCAGCCGGTGCGGAAGTTCAGCGACCATTGGCAACCGTCGTTATTGGAGGGCTTATCACCTCCACCCTGCTCACCCTGTTCATTTTGCCCATTTTGTACAGATGGACCGAAAACCGAAGGAATCTCAGGATTCAGAAACCCATTCTCAGCATTTTCGTGATCGCCTTCGGATTGATTGGTTTGAAGACAAATGCCCAAGAGGGAAATACTTCCGAAGTTATCTCAAAAGAACAGGCCGTGGAAATAGCCCTGAACAATTACCCAAAACTGAAAAATGCCCAACGCCGCATCAGTCAGCAAAAAGCGATGCAGGGCGCTGCCTGGGATCTTGGCAAAACCACTGTTTTTACCAGCGGAGAGGAAATCAGCGAAGCCGGAGGCACCTATACCACTTATGGAATCCAACAGCAGGGAATGGACCTTCTGGGCATTCCAGCGAAAAAACGCTTTTATCAGGATCAGGTTAAACTGACAGAAAAGCAATTGGAAGTTTCCGAACTGGAAGTGGCTACGGAAGTAAAAAAAGCCTGGAGTATGGCACAGATTGCCAAAAAACGACTGGAACTTTTTCAACGCCTGGATTCTCTATACGGCCAATTAGAACGTGCCGTAAATCTACGTTATGAAACTGAAGCGATTTCCAGGCTGGAAATGCTGGCCGCAAAAAATCGTATTCAGGAAATCGAGATCCAGAAAAAACAAGCCCGGAACGATTATTTACAATTTCGACAAAAATTGCAGGTCTGGCTGGGAAGCGATTTTAAGGTGCCCTCCCAAACTGAAATTTCCGAAGAGTTGCTTGGGCAAAATTTCCCAGAGCTTGCAAACGATCACCCTAATTTGCTGGTTTCGGAAGAAAGACTGGAAGTGGCTTCTTCAAGGATTGCAAAAGAACGTTCCCGCTTTCTTCCCGATTTGAACCTGCAATACGGTAAGCAGCAGATTAATGGCAACGACCGGTTCTTCAGTTTTCAGGCGGGGCTTTCCATCCCCCTATTCTCAGGAGAAGCCCATGCGCAGGTTAAAACTGCCAGGATTGAACAGGAAATTGCAAAAGAGAATATGCATTTTCAACAGCTGCAATTGAAAAGCTCCTACCTGGCGGCCATTCAGAATTACGAAAAATGGAAATCTTCCTGGAGTTTTTATCAGGATGAAGTGCTGCCACTCTTAACTGAACAACGAAAAGGCAGTTTACTGGCATTTAATGAAGGAGCCATTGGATACACCGAGCTGATTCAGAACCTGGATAATGCACTGCAATCGGAACTCCGGGCACTCGATGCACTAAAAAATTATCAGTTGGCAATTGCTGACATTGAATTCTTTTTAAACAAAAAATAAACATGAAAATTATAATATTTCTCCTCCTTTCTACAAGCCTATTTATAAGTTGTGGAAATCAGAAAGAGGAAACAAAAACTTCCCAGGAAACCAAGAATGCAGAAAAACATTCTGAAGCGGTAGTCATGAGCAAACAACAGTTTGCTGATATGGAAATGAAGATCGACGCACCTACAGAGCGTAGCATGCAAACTTTCATCAGCGCGAACGGCCACCTGGAAGTTCCGCCACAAAGTGAAGCCACAGTGACGCCGGTAATTGGCGGAAATATCCAGGCCATCCAGGTCATTGAAGGTGATGAAGTCAAAAAAGGAAGCGTTCTCGCATACCTGACGCATCCAGACATTATTGAGGTGCAAACCAGTTACCTCAACACAGCTAACCGCCTGAATTTCCTTCGGAAAGACTTTGACAGGCAAAAAAAGCTCTATGAGGAAGGCGTGGGATCTGGAGAACTTTTTCAGAGAGCGGAAGCTGAACTGGAAAGCGCAAAAGCCCATCTTCAGGGATTGAAAGCACAGCTCCTACAGTTACACATCGATCCAAAACGATTGAGCGAGGGTTCTATACAGAGCCGCATCCCGGTTCTGAGCCCCATTTCGGGAGCCATACAATCTGTCAATATCAAAACCGGCCAATATGTACAGCCTACCGCCGGAATGTTCGAAATCATTAATACGGAAGACGTGCATGTAGACCTGATGGTGTTTGAAAAAGATGTTCCGAAGGTACGGGAAGGTCAGAAAGTGACTTTTACGACCTCTGCCAAACCGGGGAAAGAGATGACCGCAAAAATCCTGTCCATCAGTAAAAATTTTGAACGGGAACCAAAAGCCCTGCATGTTCATGCTGAAATCGAAAACCGGGAAAAAGGCCTGGTTCCGGGAATGTATGTAAAAGCCAGGATTGCTGTGGAAAAGTCAAAAAATCTTGCCCTTCCCGAAGATGCAATCACCAAAAACAATGAAAAAAAATATGTTTTTTCCGTGGAAGAAAGCGCTGGATCCTATCATTTTCAGCCTGTTGAAATTACTGCCAATACTACAGAAGATGGCTGGACGGCCATTACTTTACCGGACAGTTTGGATCATAAAAATCGGTTTGCTGTGAACAATGCTTACTACCTGATGGCGGAACTCAACAAGGAAGCCAACGGGGAACACGGTCATTAATTTGTTCTAACACAAAATTCAAAAGCCCTCTTCCAGAGGGCTTCATATTTAAAACCGGGTGGTTAGTTTTAAAAGCTCCGCCTGACTTTTTAGGGATTTCACGATGATCCCTATTTCCTTCATCCTTGCAGAGATAAAAGAATTTTCCCGGTTATTGACCAAAAACAGGGAACTGTCCCCCAATTCGAACTTGCGCTGTTCTGCACTGGTGAGCGTAGCATAATCGGTTACCAGCGAAGCAATGTTTTGCCGCTGTTGGCGGTAAGATACAATCTCATTTTGCAAGGATTTCAGCTTATTATTGATCTCCTGTTTGGCATTCACGAGTTCGTATCTGGAGTTTTCCAGTTCTAATTTTGCCAATTGCAGATCTCCGCGTTCCTTCCGAAGAAATAACGGTACACTTAATTTCAAACCGAGCTTATAATCATCGGTATTCAGTTGCTGCCATTCTTCCGGCTGATTCGTGAGAAAATTGTACGCCAGTTCGAGATCTGGTAACAATTTGTTGGCCCGAAGCCTCTTCTCTACCTGCAGGCGGTCCACATCATACGAAAGGTACTGGATCTTGGGGTTCACAGCTTCAGCTGCGGTAGTTTCCAATTCCTTCGGAAGCCAAAGCGCATTCACCTCTTCAAAGAGTTCCTGGTTTGGAACCACCATTTCGGTAATTTCCAGCGGCACATCATTTTCAGCCCATAGAAAATTGGATAATTTCAGGCTCGCCTTTAAATACTCCAATTCTGCCTGCTGAAGCTGGATCTGCCTGTTTTGGATCGCCACACTGGCTTCCAGAGTATCAACAGCTGGTTTATCACCTGCCCGGAATTCGGTTTTTACAGACCGGAACCGAAACTCGGCATTTTCCATAAAATCCCGGTAAAGCAATAGCTCCTGAAAAGCCGCAAACCATTCAAAATACGTTACGGAAGCTTCATATAATACCTCAGCAGCCTGAATATCCCGTTTAACCGCCGATTGTTCCCGGTAGATTTTGGCTTGTCTCAGGGTCGCCATGCGCTCGCTCAGGAACAAACCGTTCGTGAC contains the following coding sequences:
- a CDS encoding efflux RND transporter periplasmic adaptor subunit, with the translated sequence MKIIIFLLLSTSLFISCGNQKEETKTSQETKNAEKHSEAVVMSKQQFADMEMKIDAPTERSMQTFISANGHLEVPPQSEATVTPVIGGNIQAIQVIEGDEVKKGSVLAYLTHPDIIEVQTSYLNTANRLNFLRKDFDRQKKLYEEGVGSGELFQRAEAELESAKAHLQGLKAQLLQLHIDPKRLSEGSIQSRIPVLSPISGAIQSVNIKTGQYVQPTAGMFEIINTEDVHVDLMVFEKDVPKVREGQKVTFTTSAKPGKEMTAKILSISKNFEREPKALHVHAEIENREKGLVPGMYVKARIAVEKSKNLALPEDAITKNNEKKYVFSVEESAGSYHFQPVEITANTTEDGWTAITLPDSLDHKNRFAVNNAYYLMAELNKEANGEHGH
- a CDS encoding TolC family protein, which produces MKKLTIIFILLFLTSAGAQEKDTLQLNFEEYLAMVKKYHPLVKQADLVVDEGAFKLLKARGAFDPKIQGELSEKNYKSTEYYNLFNAAFKIPTYYGLELSAKYEENSGKYLNPQNTVPDEGLYAAGISLDVTNGLFLSERMATLRQAKIYREQSAVKRDIQAAEVLYEASVTYFEWFAAFQELLLYRDFMENAEFRFRSVKTEFRAGDKPAVDTLEASVAIQNRQIQLQQAELEYLKASLKLSNFLWAENDVPLEITEMVVPNQELFEEVNALWLPKELETTAAEAVNPKIQYLSYDVDRLQVEKRLRANKLLPDLELAYNFLTNQPEEWQQLNTDDYKLGLKLSVPLFLRKERGDLQLAKLELENSRYELVNAKQEINNKLKSLQNEIVSYRQQRQNIASLVTDYATLTSAEQRKFELGDSSLFLVNNRENSFISARMKEIGIIVKSLKSQAELLKLTTRF